Within the Polaribacter pectinis genome, the region CTTTTTCTTGCATGTGTATTGCATTATTAAAATCTTCATCTATATGAATAATAGCAATATTAGAATTATTAGGAACTATAATTTTCATTAAACTAGCAGCAACTCTTCCGCTTTTAAATAAGTCCTGACCAACAAAGTTTGTGGTATTTTCTATTTCTAATTGATTGTTAAACTTACTTACAATAATATTAGAAGCTGCATAACTGGTTGCAATTTTAATAGTTTCTTTATAAAATAAAGGAGTTAATAAAACCGCATTTGGCGATAATTTTAAGACCTTATTGTTTACAGTTACAAAAGACGCTACATCATTTGGGTTAAAAAGAAAAGGCTCTATAAATACACCAAAAGATGCAAACTCATTAATTGCTTCTTGAATTCCTTCATAACAAGGAAGCCAAAAAGAATCTTCTTTATAATCTGGTAAAACAACACATATATGATATTCTTTTGTGTTCTTTAAACTTCTTGCTAATAAATTTGGTTTATAGTCTATCTCGTTTAAAACTGCATTTACTTTTTCTAAAGCTTTTGTAGAAACTTTTCCTCTTTTATGAATAACTCTATCTACAGTTCCTTTAGAAACATCTGCAAGTTTTGCAATATCCTTAATTGTATATTTCTTCATTAAGACAAATATATAATTTACTTTACAAAAAAGTGTGCTCGATAACAATACCAAGTGTGTTCGAGCACATTTTTTATAATTTTGCTTTTTTTATACATATTTATTATATAGTTTTGTAAAAATGATAACAGTTTTACCATTACAAAAAAACACATAAATATCTGTTTATTAATTACTTAAAATATACTATAAAAAATATATAAAATGAAAAAACCAACTTTAGTCATATTAGCCGCAGGAATGGGAAGTAGATATGGAGGATTAAAACAAATGGACACTTTTACACCTGAAGGAGATACAATTATAGATTTCTCTCTTTATGATGCAATTCAAGCAGGCTTTGGTAAAGTTGTTTTTATTATTAGAAAAAGTTTTCAAGCAGAATTTAAAGCAACTTTTAATGAAAAATTAGCTGGAAAAGTTGAGGTAGAATATGTATACCAAGAATTAGAAAATGTACCAGAAAAATATGTAAACCCACAAAGAGTAAAACCATGGGGAACAGGACATGCTCTTTTAATGACTAAAGGTGTTGTAAAAGAAAATTTTGCAATTATTAATGCAGATGATTTCTACAGCAGAGAAGCTTTTAATGCTATTGCAGAGCAGTTAAGAAATACTGATGAAAATAGTTACAACTTTAGTATGGTAGCCTATTCTCTAAAAAATACAGTTTCAGATAATGGTTATGTTTCTAGAGGAGAATGTACTGTAGACAAAAATGGTTTTTTAACGGATGTTACAGAAAGAGTTCGAATAGAAAAAATAGATGGAGTACTAAAGAGTGAAAACGATTCTGGAGAAATGCTTCCTATAAATGAAAATACAACAGTTTCTATGAATATTTGGGGATTTACACCTAAATGTTTTGAGTTTGGTGATGAATTATTTTTAGACTTTTTAGAGAGTAATAAAAAAAACTTAAATGCAGAATTTTATTTACCATCTATTGTAAATAAAATGTTAGCAGGAAATAAAGCTTCTGTAAAAGTTTTAGAATCAGACTCTAAATGGTTTGGAGTAACTTATAGTGATGACAAAGAAAAAGTACAGAAAGAGATTAATAAGATGAAAGAAAACGGAGTTTATCCAACTAAATTATGGAACTAAAATGAAAGTAGAAACTATAAAATCCATCTTTAATGAGTTCGATCATCAATCGAATTATGTTAGTCATTCAGAATTAAATTCTGGTCATATTAACGACACTTTTTTGGTGAAAACAGATGGTTCTAAAGACTATATTCTTCAAAGAATAAATCATAAAATTTTTAAAGATGTTCCTGGTTTAGTTAATAATAAAGTTTTAACAAGCAAACATCTAAAAAGTAAATACCCAAACCTTTCTGAAGATGAATTAAGTGTAAAAGTTTTGAGTTTTGTAAAAAGTAAGAGTACAGATTTTTACTACTTCAAAAAAGGAGAAGATTTTTGGAATGTGATGATTTTTATTGACAATAGTGTTACACACGAAATTGTAAAAGATAAAGAAATAGCTTATGAAGGAGGAAAACTTTTAGGCGATTTTTTAAACAGTACATCAGATTTTGATAGTAGTAAATTAATAGACGTTATTCCTAATTTTCATGACATGTCTTTTCGCTACAAACAATATGCTTCTTCACTTCAAAGTGCTTTAAAGGAACGTTTACTAAAAGCCTCTAAATACATAAAAATTGTATCAGAATTAAAAGAAGAGATGCATGTTCTACAAAATTTAAAACAAGAAGGAAAAATTCCTGTAAGAGTAACACATAATGATACTAAAATATCAAACTCTCTTTTTACAAAAGATAATAAAGGTATTTGTATGATAGATACAGATACAGTAATGCCAGGAATTATCCATTACGATTTTGGAGACGCTATTAGAACCATTTGTAATTCAGCAGCAGAAGATGAAAAAGATTTATCTAAAGTTGCTTTTAATTTAGAATATTACAAAGCGTATGAAAAAGGTTTTTTAGAGAAATCTAGAGATTCTTTGTCAGAAATAGGATTGAAACACTTGCCTTTAGCAGCAAAAACAATGATTTTTATTATGGCTCTTCGTTTTTTAACCGATTATTTAAATAACGACATCTATTATAAAACCGAATATTCAGAACACAATTTAGATAGAGCAAAAAATCAATTTAAATTGATAGAGAGTTTTTCTGAAAAAATAATTAACCAATAAACTTATAATTATGCAACAAAAAAATAACACCACCGCAATTGTAATTATTGCAAGCTTATTTTTCATCTTCGGCTTTGTAACATGGATTAACGGTGCGTTAATTCCGTTTATGAAAACAATTAACGAACTAACAGATGCACAATCTTATTTGGTTGCTTCTGCTTCTTACATCTCATTTGTTGTAATGGCATTGCCAGCATCTTATATTTTAAACAAAATTGGCTACAAAAAAGGAATGTCTTTGGGGTTAATAATTATGGCAATTGGTGCTTTGGTTTTTATCCCTGCTGCAGAGGCAAGAACATATTGGGTATTTCTTGCGGGTATATTTATTCAAGGAATTGGAATGACAATTTTACAAACTGCTGCAAATCCATACATCACAATTTTAGGACCAATTGAAAGTGGTGCAAAACGTATTGCTATTATGGGTATTGCAAACAAAACTGCTGGTGCTTTAGGTTCATTAATTTTTGGAGCTTTATTATTATCAGGTATTGATCAAACAAAAGAAAAACTTGCTGGCGCAACTTTAGCAGAGAAAAATGTATTGTTAGATACCATGGCAGATAGTGTTTTTATGCCTTATGTAGTTATGGCAATTGTTTTATTCGTTTTAGGAATGTTAATTAGAAAAGCTCCATTACCAAATGTTGAAGCTGATGAAACAGAAGTTATAGAAGATGGAAAAACTGCAAAAACAAGCATTTTTCAATTCCCGAATTTATGGTTGGGTGTCTTAGCATTGTTCGTTTATGTTGGTGCAGAAGTTATTGCTGGTGATACTATTATTGCTTACGGAATATCACTTGGTTTTACGGGTGAAGAAGCAAAGTTTTTTACCACTTACACATTAATGGCAATGGTTGCTACCTATGCTTTAGGCGTTTTCTTAATTCCTAAATATGTAAAACAAAAAACTGCTTTAATTGCCAGTGCAGTTTTAGGAATCGTTTTTAGTTTTTGCATTTTAAATACAACTGGTTTTACCTCAATATTATTTGTGGCAGCTTTAGGTGTCGCTAACGCTTTAGTTTGGCCAGCTATTTGGCCTTTAACTTTAGATGGTTTAGGAAAATTTACAAAAACGGGTTCTGCACTTTTAATTATGGCAATTTCTGGTGGCGCAATTATTCCGCCATTATATGGTAAAATTGTTGATGCAAATAAAGAAGAATTAGTTTCCAATGGTTTACAAGAAGCACAGGCAATGGCAAATGCTTCTACAGACAGTTATTGGATTTTAATTCCTTGTTATATAATCATACTATTATTTGCTATTTGGGGGCACAAAATAAAAAATTGGAGTAAATAAAAATTAACTTTTAAAAGGAATAAATAATATTTTAAAGGCAACAAATTCGTTGCCTTTTTCGCTTTTTTAATATCTTTGAAATTCCTCTAAATTTATAAAAAATGAACGATTTTATTCTTTACTTCAAAATGGGTCTAACGCATGTGTTAGATTTAAAAGCTTATGATCATATTTTATTTCTAATTGTTTTAGCTGTTGTTTTTAGCTTTAATCAATGGAAAAAAGTATTGTGGTTGGTTACTCTTTTTACATTAGGTCATTCTGTAACTTTGGCATTATCTGCTTATGGAATTCTAAAAATAAGAATGGATTTAATTGAGTTTTTAATTCCTGCAACTATTTTCATAACTGGTGTAATGAATGTTTTAACTGCAAAAAAATCTTCAACAGGTAAAGAAAACATAAATTTAATCTTTGCTGTTTTCTTTGGTTTAATTCATGGTCTTGGCTTTTCTAACTATTTTAAAATGATGGTTGGTAGAGAAGAAGATAAATTATTTCCTTTAATAGAATTTGCACTTGGTATAGAAGCTGCACAAATAATTATTGTATTAGGAATATTAATTATTGGTACAATTCTTCAGAACTTTTTTAGAGTTACTAGAAGAGATTGGGTATTAGTATGCTCATCAATTGTAATAGGTTTTTCAATTCAAATGATGATAGACCGCGTTTTTTGGTAAGAAATTAACTTGGTGTTTCTACAAATCTTTTTACTTTCGTTATTATGACAGAAAAAAAGCAATTAAAATACGATAATGCTTACTTAAAAATGGCTTTAGAATGGGGGAAATTATCTCATTGTAAACGCAAACAAGTTGGCGCATTAATTGTAAAAGATAGAATGATAATTTCTGATGGCTTTAACGGAACTCCAACTGGTTTCGATAATTGTTGTGAAGATGAAGAAGGTCTTACAAAATGGGAAGTTTTACATGCAGAAGCAAATGCAATTTTAAAAGTTGCCTCATCTACTCAATCTGCAAAAGGCGCAACTTTATATATTACATTATCACCTTGTACACAATGCAGTAAATTAATTCATCAAGCAGGTATAGAACGTGTTGTTTATGCAAGAGCATACAGAGATACTTCTGGTTTAGAATTTTTAGAAAAAGCAGGAGTAAAAATCAAGTATTTACCCTATGAATAATAAAAACAACCTCCCAATTTACTTTTCTTTAGCTGTAATTATAGGAATTTTAATAGGTGTTTCTTTTGGCGGAAGTTCGTCTAATATATTGTCGTTATCTAAAAATTCATCACAAGAATTAAAGATAAAAAGACTTATCAACTTTATTGAAAAAGATTATGTAGATACCGTTAATACAGAAAATCTTTTAGATGGTGCAATTACACAAATGTTGGGTAAATTAGATCCGCATTCTGTGTATATTCCAAAAGAAAACCAACAAGCCAACATAGAAAATATGCAAGGTAATTTTGTTGGTATTGGCGTTCAATTTAGAATGATAAATGACTCAATTACTGTTATACAACCTATAAAAGGTGGACCAAGTATAAAAGCCGGAATTAAAGCTGGAGATAGAATATTAATGGCTAATAAAGATACTTTGTTCGGTAAAGATATGTTAAGTGGTAACGTGCCAAGCTATTTAAAAGGAAAGCCAAATACTAAAATTGACCTTCAGATTTACAGAAAAAGTAACGATTCTCTATTCAATGTAAATTTAACTCGTGGCAAAGTAAATATTAAAAGTGTAGATTTAGCTTATATGATTAACGATTCTGTTGGTTATATAAAATTAGATCGTTTTGCTAGAAATACATATTCAGAATTCAAATCATCATTAGACAATTTAATAGATGATGGAATGACAGATTTGGTTTTAGACCTTCGTGGAAATGGTGGTGGATTTATTGATATTGCAAATAGTATTGTTGATGAGTTTTTGGAAGATGATAAATTAATTGTCTTTACAAAAAACAATAAAAACTTAATTGAAGAATCTTTTGCAACCTCAAAAGGAGATTTCGAAAAAGGTGGTTTGTATATTTTAATTGATGAAAATTCTGCATCTGCATCAGAAATTGTTGCAGGAGCTCTACAAGATAATGACAAAGGAACCATCATTGGAAGGCGTTCTTTTGGTAAAGGTTTGGTTCAAATAGAAATGGATTTAGGTGATGGCTCTGCAGTTCGTTTAACAACTGCACGTTATTATACTCCAACAGGTCGTTCAATTCAAAAACCCTACGATCATGAAGGAAATAAGAATTATTATAAAGATTATCAAGAACGTATTTCTAGCGGAGAACTGTTAAGTAAAGACAGTATAAAGGTGGTAGATTCTTTAAAATTTACAACTCCTAAAGGAAAAGTAGTTTATGGTGGTGGTGGTATAATACCAGATGTTTTTGTAGCAATAGACACTACTTCTTACATGTCTAATTATTATTTTAATACCATTAATAATTTTGCTTTTGATTATGTAGATAATAATAGAAAAGCGCTTCAAAAATGGGATATTAATACTTTTATAACAGATTTTGATACAGATGAAACTGTTTTAGATCGTTATCTCTCTGAAATAAAAGACACAATAAAACCTTCTTTTCAGGCAAAACAAAGTATAAAAAAGTATTTAAAAGCTTCAATTGCTAATACACTTTTTGGCGATGTTGGTTTTTATAGAATTATGCATTTAGACGATAAAATGCTTCAGAAAGTATTAGAGTTGGAAAGTACAAACGAATAGCTTTTCTTTGTAGAAATGATAACAATTACAACTTCAGCAAATAAAAAAGCCTATTTTGCTTCAGACCAACATTTAGGTGCGCCAACCCAAGAAGCGAGTTTTCCTCGTGAAAAAAAGTTTGTTGCCTGGTTAGACGAAGTAAAAAAAGATGCTGAAGCAATTTTTATTTTAGGCGATTTATTTGATTTTTGGTTCGAATATAAAACCGTTGTTCCAAAAGGATTTGTTAGGGTTTTAGGAAAATTAGCTGAAATAAAAGACAGTGGAATTCCTATTTATTTCTTTGTAGGAAATCATGATTTATGGATGAATGATTATTTCGAAAAAGAATTAAATATTCCTGTATTTCATTCTCCTCAAGAGTTTATCATCAATAATAAAAAATTTCTTATTGGTCATGGAGATGGTTTAGGCCCTGGAGATAAAGGCTACAAAAGAATGAAAAAAGTCTTTACTTTTCCTTTATTCAAATGGATGTTTAGATGGCTACACCCAGATTTAGGCGTTAGATTAGGACAATATATGTCTGTTAAAAACAAATTGATTTCTGGTGATGAAGACGCAAAATATTTAGGTGACGAAAACGAATGGTTAGTACAATATTGTAAACAAAAACTAACAGAACAACAGTACGATTTCTTTGTTTTTGGACATAGGCA harbors:
- a CDS encoding LacI family DNA-binding transcriptional regulator, whose amino-acid sequence is MKKYTIKDIAKLADVSKGTVDRVIHKRGKVSTKALEKVNAVLNEIDYKPNLLARSLKNTKEYHICVVLPDYKEDSFWLPCYEGIQEAINEFASFGVFIEPFLFNPNDVASFVTVNNKVLKLSPNAVLLTPLFYKETIKIATSYAASNIIVSKFNNQLEIENTTNFVGQDLFKSGRVAASLMKIIVPNNSNIAIIHIDEDFNNAIHMQEKEKGFRAYFNELKESNYQITTYGFKNIDLKEKINHVLNLNKNLVGIFVTTSKTYSVAEFTKGKDIKIIGYDLLNENIRYLKSNHIDFLIHQNPKKQVYLGLTYLVEHLLFNKKIPAKSLLPIDIVNTENLETYLEN
- a CDS encoding nucleotidyltransferase family protein; the protein is MKKPTLVILAAGMGSRYGGLKQMDTFTPEGDTIIDFSLYDAIQAGFGKVVFIIRKSFQAEFKATFNEKLAGKVEVEYVYQELENVPEKYVNPQRVKPWGTGHALLMTKGVVKENFAIINADDFYSREAFNAIAEQLRNTDENSYNFSMVAYSLKNTVSDNGYVSRGECTVDKNGFLTDVTERVRIEKIDGVLKSENDSGEMLPINENTTVSMNIWGFTPKCFEFGDELFLDFLESNKKNLNAEFYLPSIVNKMLAGNKASVKVLESDSKWFGVTYSDDKEKVQKEINKMKENGVYPTKLWN
- a CDS encoding phosphotransferase enzyme family protein, whose product is MKVETIKSIFNEFDHQSNYVSHSELNSGHINDTFLVKTDGSKDYILQRINHKIFKDVPGLVNNKVLTSKHLKSKYPNLSEDELSVKVLSFVKSKSTDFYYFKKGEDFWNVMIFIDNSVTHEIVKDKEIAYEGGKLLGDFLNSTSDFDSSKLIDVIPNFHDMSFRYKQYASSLQSALKERLLKASKYIKIVSELKEEMHVLQNLKQEGKIPVRVTHNDTKISNSLFTKDNKGICMIDTDTVMPGIIHYDFGDAIRTICNSAAEDEKDLSKVAFNLEYYKAYEKGFLEKSRDSLSEIGLKHLPLAAKTMIFIMALRFLTDYLNNDIYYKTEYSEHNLDRAKNQFKLIESFSEKIINQ
- a CDS encoding sugar MFS transporter; the protein is MQQKNNTTAIVIIASLFFIFGFVTWINGALIPFMKTINELTDAQSYLVASASYISFVVMALPASYILNKIGYKKGMSLGLIIMAIGALVFIPAAEARTYWVFLAGIFIQGIGMTILQTAANPYITILGPIESGAKRIAIMGIANKTAGALGSLIFGALLLSGIDQTKEKLAGATLAEKNVLLDTMADSVFMPYVVMAIVLFVLGMLIRKAPLPNVEADETEVIEDGKTAKTSIFQFPNLWLGVLALFVYVGAEVIAGDTIIAYGISLGFTGEEAKFFTTYTLMAMVATYALGVFLIPKYVKQKTALIASAVLGIVFSFCILNTTGFTSILFVAALGVANALVWPAIWPLTLDGLGKFTKTGSALLIMAISGGAIIPPLYGKIVDANKEELVSNGLQEAQAMANASTDSYWILIPCYIIILLFAIWGHKIKNWSK
- a CDS encoding HupE/UreJ family protein; the protein is MNDFILYFKMGLTHVLDLKAYDHILFLIVLAVVFSFNQWKKVLWLVTLFTLGHSVTLALSAYGILKIRMDLIEFLIPATIFITGVMNVLTAKKSSTGKENINLIFAVFFGLIHGLGFSNYFKMMVGREEDKLFPLIEFALGIEAAQIIIVLGILIIGTILQNFFRVTRRDWVLVCSSIVIGFSIQMMIDRVFW
- a CDS encoding deoxycytidylate deaminase — translated: MTEKKQLKYDNAYLKMALEWGKLSHCKRKQVGALIVKDRMIISDGFNGTPTGFDNCCEDEEGLTKWEVLHAEANAILKVASSTQSAKGATLYITLSPCTQCSKLIHQAGIERVVYARAYRDTSGLEFLEKAGVKIKYLPYE
- a CDS encoding S41 family peptidase; the encoded protein is MNNKNNLPIYFSLAVIIGILIGVSFGGSSSNILSLSKNSSQELKIKRLINFIEKDYVDTVNTENLLDGAITQMLGKLDPHSVYIPKENQQANIENMQGNFVGIGVQFRMINDSITVIQPIKGGPSIKAGIKAGDRILMANKDTLFGKDMLSGNVPSYLKGKPNTKIDLQIYRKSNDSLFNVNLTRGKVNIKSVDLAYMINDSVGYIKLDRFARNTYSEFKSSLDNLIDDGMTDLVLDLRGNGGGFIDIANSIVDEFLEDDKLIVFTKNNKNLIEESFATSKGDFEKGGLYILIDENSASASEIVAGALQDNDKGTIIGRRSFGKGLVQIEMDLGDGSAVRLTTARYYTPTGRSIQKPYDHEGNKNYYKDYQERISSGELLSKDSIKVVDSLKFTTPKGKVVYGGGGIIPDVFVAIDTTSYMSNYYFNTINNFAFDYVDNNRKALQKWDINTFITDFDTDETVLDRYLSEIKDTIKPSFQAKQSIKKYLKASIANTLFGDVGFYRIMHLDDKMLQKVLELESTNE
- a CDS encoding UDP-2,3-diacylglucosamine diphosphatase, which codes for MITITTSANKKAYFASDQHLGAPTQEASFPREKKFVAWLDEVKKDAEAIFILGDLFDFWFEYKTVVPKGFVRVLGKLAEIKDSGIPIYFFVGNHDLWMNDYFEKELNIPVFHSPQEFIINNKKFLIGHGDGLGPGDKGYKRMKKVFTFPLFKWMFRWLHPDLGVRLGQYMSVKNKLISGDEDAKYLGDENEWLVQYCKQKLTEQQYDFFVFGHRHLPLEIKLQENSTYINLGDWIQYFTYGEFEKDTFSLKKY